A portion of the Parasedimentitalea marina genome contains these proteins:
- a CDS encoding Hint domain-containing protein: protein MLLEYGHIQSVLAYPASAFHVHVGANMGDTLGVLDDLMLDDTYQLQQGATPQRLALLAQPCGSLQIGNVTELGTPNAALHLDCVLSLMSPDGSITEALVLVEVDTNGMISAMFLLPLAPMQTQIDYVLVRSERDGARKRLAQMASVSFSRGTLITMASGAQVPIDRLGSGDRVLTRDDGAQMVHWVGQTTHRAVGNMAPILIRAGALNNENDLLVSPDHRLFVYQRSDEIGAGATELLVKARHLVNGDTVVVQDGGFVEYFQILFERHHIIYAEGIAAESLLIDPVTKPALPPELLETLASQQTTHGRRNDHGLEVQKTLLDRPDAIAALKRASLR from the coding sequence GTGCTCTTAGAATACGGCCATATCCAGTCTGTCCTTGCCTACCCGGCCTCTGCATTCCACGTACACGTCGGGGCAAATATGGGGGATACGCTGGGCGTGTTGGATGACCTTATGCTGGATGACACCTACCAACTGCAACAGGGGGCTACCCCACAACGCCTGGCCCTTTTGGCCCAGCCCTGTGGCAGCTTGCAAATTGGTAACGTGACCGAGCTGGGAACCCCAAATGCAGCGCTGCATCTTGACTGCGTTCTGAGTCTGATGTCGCCGGATGGCAGTATAACCGAGGCCTTGGTGCTGGTCGAAGTCGACACGAACGGCATGATATCGGCAATGTTCCTGCTGCCCTTGGCCCCAATGCAAACGCAGATCGACTATGTGCTGGTGCGCAGCGAACGCGACGGTGCCCGCAAAAGACTGGCACAGATGGCCAGCGTTTCGTTCAGCCGCGGCACGCTGATCACCATGGCCTCAGGCGCACAGGTGCCCATTGACAGGCTTGGCTCAGGTGATCGGGTACTGACCCGCGATGACGGCGCACAGATGGTTCACTGGGTCGGTCAGACCACCCACCGCGCCGTTGGCAATATGGCTCCAATTCTGATTCGCGCCGGCGCACTCAACAACGAAAACGACTTGCTGGTCAGCCCAGATCACCGCCTGTTCGTCTACCAGCGCAGCGATGAGATCGGCGCTGGAGCGACTGAACTGTTGGTCAAGGCCCGCCATTTGGTCAATGGTGACACCGTCGTGGTCCAGGATGGTGGCTTTGTCGAATACTTCCAAATTCTGTTTGAGCGCCACCATATCATCTACGCCGAAGGCATAGCTGCCGAATCTCTGCTGATCGATCCGGTCACCAAACCCGCCCTGCCGCCTGAATTGCTGGAAACACTGGCGTCACAACAGACCACCCATGGCCGCCGTAATGATCACGGGCTTGAGGTCCAGAAGACCCTGCTGGATCGCCCAGATGCGATTGCCGCCCTGAAACGCGCCTCGCTGCGATAG
- a CDS encoding SDR family oxidoreductase: protein MDLGISGKRALVCASSKGLGLGCAEALAAAGVNLVMNARGAQALEASAQAIRDEFGVDVVTVAADIATAEGQATVLAAAEGVDILVNNAGGPPPGMWSDWDREDFIAALDANMLAPIAMMKALLPGMMDRGWGRVVNITSVSVKSPIPVLGLSNSARAGLTGYVAGTSRQVAGQGVTINNLQPGLHATDRSVSLDSGAAAQQGITLEEAVAQRSATIPVGRYGTPGEFGATCAFLCSQHAGFIVGQNILLDGGATNSLM, encoded by the coding sequence ATGGATTTAGGAATTTCCGGTAAACGCGCTTTGGTTTGTGCCAGCAGCAAGGGATTGGGCCTGGGCTGTGCCGAAGCCTTGGCCGCAGCAGGGGTCAATCTGGTGATGAATGCCCGTGGCGCGCAGGCTCTTGAGGCCTCGGCGCAGGCCATTCGCGATGAATTCGGCGTGGATGTGGTTACGGTTGCGGCTGATATCGCGACAGCTGAGGGGCAGGCGACGGTTCTTGCAGCGGCTGAGGGTGTGGATATTCTGGTCAATAATGCTGGTGGCCCCCCTCCGGGGATGTGGTCCGACTGGGATCGTGAGGATTTTATCGCGGCACTGGACGCCAATATGCTGGCACCGATTGCGATGATGAAGGCCTTGTTGCCTGGGATGATGGATCGTGGCTGGGGCCGGGTGGTGAATATCACCAGCGTGTCGGTTAAATCTCCGATCCCGGTACTGGGACTATCGAATTCAGCCCGCGCCGGGTTAACCGGCTATGTCGCGGGGACCTCGCGTCAGGTGGCCGGGCAGGGTGTGACCATTAACAACTTGCAGCCAGGCCTTCATGCAACGGACCGGTCCGTGTCGTTGGACAGTGGTGCGGCGGCGCAGCAGGGGATCACACTAGAGGAAGCCGTGGCGCAGCGCAGCGCCACCATTCCAGTGGGTCGCTATGGCACGCCGGGTGAATTTGGCGCGACCTGTGCCTTTTTGTGCTCGCAGCATGCCGGATTTATCGTGGGTCAGAACATCCTACTGGATGGTGGCGCCACCAATTCGTTGATGTAG